AGAGAAacacattgttttgtttttttcagacaAGCAACTGTTAGTTTTTTGCTGTAAATATAGTTTATATAACGTTCTATCTGTGGTCTATCAgctccttttttcttttctttttttctatgacatatttaaagcatattttgtgtaTGAGCGCATACAGTAGCCTAGTGAAATACATATCCATATTTTCATGTGATTTGAAAATTATCTAAAAGTTGTGCATCATACCTGACCACAGATATCATACCTGACCACACACAGATGAACacttacagttttttttctgactgtaaagggtcctgcacactgcgttttatgtttttttatgtttttcaaaatcctttgcgaatgtcccttgtcagactgtacgaacatgatcccagATGTAAgtcatgtcacactgtaagatctcagttggcattaatgtcagactgcacgatagtcaaaccgcgctaaaaacggacgcacgcaagaaaactcgtctggagttttatatcatcaatgaatgacgcgctcggtgacagtgagctgcattacacgcgggactaaAAATGCTGGCTACGAAGAGaactctagctctcgttttggtcatagtttgtattgaaaaactgagatatttgactgtcatcgtaggagaagtcacactgcaggattgtgcaccaaatcttctgacactgccagaaattcgtctgaggtaaaaaatgatcgcagcgctcattaatcggctgccggtgaacatgtcaaactaacgaccaaagacgtcagattttagcctaggatcagaggaatcttttaggatttgctaagtTTCTCTTAGACAGCCAAATCGtgggcaaaatcgcacagtgtgcacccggcttaagtcATTCTCCTCAAATGCTATTGAAGTTAGAAATGTATAGCAATGTCATACGTAACTTTAGAGATGGCCCCTAAATTAGGAATGTCTAAGGTCAAGCCAGCTACTTTATGCCAGTCACATCAGATGCGCTATGGTTCTTCGTTTTCgctgaaatggaacaaaaacattaaaatactgTAAGATGAATGAATCTGCTTTGTGTTTATGATGGGAGCTCAGATttcagtgagtgagagtgtgctCTGGCATTTCAGCGATGACTGGCTAATCTGAACGCCTCTGATTATTAGACACTGCATTCATAAGCGCAACAGAATTGCGTGCGATTTGTTATAAAGTGCAATGTGCCAAAGTGGCTAGTAGTGATGCAAATCCGATTCatttccgcgaaccggttctttttgGACAGTTCGGCTCAATGAACCGGTTCAAAAAGCCATAGGTTCCTGATATCATTATGCAATGGTGTCACTATGCATTTCTTTTATGCTTTTCTCAGTGTCATGTTGAATCAAGGAAACATTCAAACTAAGTAAACTGTTTAAGTGCATATTGAAGCAATCGAAAGTTATTTGCATGAGTGCATTTGCTGATTATTGCCTTTTATTTGGCTTAAGTTAATGCCGTTTGTGTTCACGGTTAATTCATTTAACCATCACGTCGGATTCGACTGAAAATTGCGCAACTACAGTACACATTACAGGCACTGATCAACAAACGTGGATATGTTGCACGTCTAAAGTCAAACCAGTCTTATAAACATATACATTTCGCTTAACAATCTGCATGCACAATAAActacagaaaaatgtatttaaatccTTAGACAGAAAGATTTTTGCAGGTTTTAATATAATGATATTTAATAACAGTAGTCATAAGCATATTTCCAGTAGCCTGTGCCTCAGATTTGCGTCACCAAATCGGTCATCCTCCGTATTTCTCTGCAAACTTCGACAGCTGGTTGAACCGTGCTACTTCGGCTTTTGCATCATAAACCCGGGAATAAAGTTCGATTCAGTTTCGATTTGTTACTTGCTGAACTCGAAAAGCGATTTGTTGAAGAACCGAGCATCGCTAGTGGGAGTGACTGTGTTTCACGCCACTGCTAAAATACGCCTGCAAAGGGCGGGTGTTAACGTCAAGTCCTGGTTATGTAGCATCATGtttctctccatctctcccCAGACTCCATGGGAAGGAGGTCTGTTTAAGTTAAGGATGCTGTTTAAAGATGACTACCCCTCATCACCCCCAAAGTGTGAGTTTTGCATGAACACATTCAGTCCATGCTGCCTGAAACACACCTCATGAATGCTTGCTTCACTTTCGCAGGTAAATTTGAGCCTCCGCTCTTCCACCCGAATGTGTATCCTTCAGGAACAGTGTGTCTTTCCATCCTTGAGGAGGATAAAGACTGGAGACCTGCCATCACTATTAAACAGGTCACCTAAAACTATATTCCACTCCAGTCAACGGTATCCCTGTGCTTTGCTTTCTAAAGTACACTATTATAATAActttagttctttttttttcctccttcaGATTCTGTTAGGGATTCAGGAGCTCCTAAATGAACCGAACATACAGGATCCAGCTCAGGCAGAGGCGTACACTATTTACTGGTATGTTTAACACATGCAGGGAGTTACAGTACATACTGAAGGGTTGCACTGTGTTTCAGAATCTAGTGAGCTTTTCTGCGTGATCTTAAGCGGTTCTTTTGAAATGCTCTTCATCAGCGACAACTCTTTAATGCACACATATAGGaggatttaaaggggtacttcagcactgggcaaagatgaatctgtatttaaactgggtcattaatgtagtagaaatgtgaaattatttttgaatttggtgccttctagactgagaaaagagaaaatttatttttgtctcatggggatggaagactacaattcccagaatgcttcgctgccctgtgaggccattcccaaagccacctactgtaTTACTGTGAccgagttggagaagacactacaataaaaaactgaacgtgtctgttcaatataatgagtgagtcaccgcgcgagtctcacagcactaagcactgactgcaggagtgagataaatgagctgatgagctcttgtgatgagagctgaggtaatcgctactacactcgcggcatataAATTGCCTGGGTCTACAtacgaaggctacgttctttattttatagaaaaacccgtgaggtcatctatgtttacactaagGTTAACGGATGTCTATGCTATGgcctgcacgtgcgttcgtttcggctcatactctcattcactgtaacgttagactattaaagccctgtcggagatttcgccgcattgtgtgacaggagtcaggaccatggacacgttacacacaccaggcaagtgcactgcagaagGGAGGGCTTTGGGGGTTTGAACCcttgccctttttgaaaattaatcaaaagtgcccctctcaacattcatcattactatattgtggccaataaaacagaatttgaattataattaatataacaacgtgtacaaaacagtaacaaatggcggaacagccgtttatcttgtctctgtcagtctgaaatatcGTTGTCATAACGCATAACACAATTTaagtgcattaaaaaaatatcagggTTAATACGCAATTTGGAAAAGTATGGAATTTGATTTGAGTAATTTCCAGGTCTGACATCAACAGACTCACGCCTTCTGAAGTTACTCATTCACGTGAGGTTGCTGTGCTGCGTAGTCACAAACTTTTCCGTTGCATGCGTCTGTAAGCATTGTGGTGTAAAACAAGTAATTTTAAGCCTTTGAATGACAGTCAGCAGTGAAAGACGACTCATTTCTCCATTCGCCTGAGACCGGTTCTGACAGACACATCTGCTTCTCACCGAGCGTGTGAGTTTTCAACAGAGTTATATTTGGCGCTTTATTGGCCTTGAACAGTTATATAAATATGGGTCAATTCAATCTTTGCAAGTATCCTAGTAATCAGTCATTAATGTCTTAAATTAAAGTAATCAACTGAGAAAGCAAGTGTTACAGTATTATGGACCCAGAGCCATAGAGAAACGCTTGAAGCGACAGCTGTCTAATTCTCCTGCTGTCTGTCATTCATATTAATCATCAACAAACGAGAGAACATAAatctctcactgctcttgacttcttgagcaatttgagctacagtagcttgtctctttgatcagaccacatgggccacgtgcatcactgagccttggccgcccgtGACCCCGGTTCTTTTGATAGATAcggaccactgcagaccgggaacagcctacaagagctgcagttttggagatgctctgacccagtcgtctagccgtcacaatttgggccctcgtcaaactcactcaaatcctcacgcttgcccatttttcctgcttctcacacatcaactttgaagtgaatatgaaatgtatcatgtttggtaaatcataattataACAAAAAGCCAATCACTTTCATCTTATTATAAGTTAGTGTCTCCTCATTTTGACTcgtatttaaaacaaaaaaaaacgaatttctTTTTCACAATTAGGACTTTTTATCTAATATTAATATGTAAAAATATTGACAGTTTTATATCATAATCTTGACTTTTATGTCTCAATTGACCTACCAAAGCATATTTTTTTGAATTGTGGCAGAAATGGGCTTCCATAGTTGTATTTAAATTTTCTGTCAACTTCATTCAGTTTTTGCACAGACACCATTGCAAtgcattatttataataataacacaGCATTATTTTGCTGCGTAGTGTTTGGAACAGCCTTCACTTTGAGAGCAAACCTATGATGCCTTTAAATGTTGCCTACTGCTTGCCCTGAACGTTTCTTTTGCTCAGTTTGCACTACATCTTGTTCCATGCCTGTAAATCAGAGGTTATGTTTAGTTCGATGGCCTCTTTTGGTATATAGGTTATGTGTATTTATCTGTAAGTAACATTGTAATCCTGTGAGGAATATACTTTTGTTCGTGTGTATGTCTCTACACACAGCAGAATGACAGTAAAGCTCACTAGGTTCTGGAGAGCGAGTGTGTTACGTATGTTGTATTGactgctctgtgtgtgtttgtttacagTCAGAATAGAGTGGAGTACGAGAAGAGAGTTCGCGCACAGGCCAAAAAATTCTCCCCGTCGTAAGCGAGACAGAGACGAATGGAAAGAGGGATTGCGGGAATACTCGTGCTATCCTCTCACCGGGACTAAAAGGACTTAAAATATGATGTCTGTGCCATCAACCCCAAACTCTTCCCCTGCACCACAACATTTACACTCTTACACACTCCTCCTCTTGCCTTTTAATTTCATTTGCTCTGTTTCCCTTACAACGCAGTCACAAATTCAGTATCCACGGGTCTTATTGCGTTTCAAACCGGCTTGTAAGAAATCACATCAACTTCAGTCTTCGATCAGAACGAACTGTTGGGATTTTAGCTCTTTATTCATTGTCTGTGTGCTTACATGCACTCgtcattttattat
This DNA window, taken from Pseudorasbora parva isolate DD20220531a chromosome 24, ASM2467924v1, whole genome shotgun sequence, encodes the following:
- the ube2ib gene encoding SUMO-conjugating enzyme UBC9-A, which produces MSGIALSRLAQERKAWRKDHPFGFVAVPTKNPDGTMNLMNWECAIPGKKGTPWEGGLFKLRMLFKDDYPSSPPKCKFEPPLFHPNVYPSGTVCLSILEEDKDWRPAITIKQILLGIQELLNEPNIQDPAQAEAYTIYCQNRVEYEKRVRAQAKKFSPS